The following coding sequences lie in one Haematobia irritans isolate KBUSLIRL chromosome 3, ASM5000362v1, whole genome shotgun sequence genomic window:
- the LOC142229204 gene encoding proteasome activator complex subunit 3-like isoform X1: MPSDTIAKQVQEYKDSLIKKAEQLIIQGFPEKIVELNELLDTPMFSERNFAEVHQDLNIPVPDPILVNNNGSETDGGDADQPTAKRPRTDVPPAGTKVMYLTTGSVPCNTPLCEMIKVVKPIIRKLVEDSNLLKMWISFMIPKIEDGNNFGVSIQEDTLAEIQTVESEAAAFFDQISRYFLSRAKVVSKVAKYPHIDDYRRAVVELDEKEYLSLWLVVCEVRNRYSSLHDIVIKNMEKLKKPRSSNAESLY, from the exons CAGGTCCAGGAATATAAAGATTCTTTGATCAAAAAAGCAGAACAACTTATTATCCAAGGTTTCCCCGAAAAGATAGTGGAACTCAATGAGCTTCTCGACACTCCCATGTTTAGTGAGCGCAATTTCGCCGAAGTTCATCAAGATTTGAACATTCCAGTGCCGGATCCCATTTTGGTGAACAATAATGGATCGGAAACAGATGGCGGTGATGCTGACCAACCAACTGCCAAAAGACCAAGAACTGATGTGCCGCCAGCTGGTACGAAGGTTATGTATTTGACGACCGGTTCAGTACCCTGCAATACCCCTCTTTGTGAAATGATCAAAGTTGTTAAGCCCATAATCCGAAAATTAGTAGAAGATT ctaaCCTTTTGAAAATGTGGATTTCATTTATGATTCCAAAAATCGAAGATGGCAATAACTTTGGTGTTTCCATTCAGGAAGATACCCTAGCGGAAATACAAACTGTTGAATCCGAGGCTGCTGCATTCTTTGACCAAATATCCCGCTATTTTCTCTCCAGAGCTAAAGTCGTTTCCAAAGTGGCCAAATATCCACACATTGATGATTATAGACGGGCCGTAGTGGAACTTGATGAAAAGGAATATCTTAGTCTGTGGTTGGTGGTGTGTGAAGTAAGAAATCGTTATTCCTCGCTGCACGATATCGTCATAAAGAACATGGAAAAGCTAAAGAAACCACGTTCCTCGAATGCCGAGAGTCTTTACTAA
- the LOC142229204 gene encoding proteasome activator complex subunit 3-like isoform X2 produces MPSDTIAKVQEYKDSLIKKAEQLIIQGFPEKIVELNELLDTPMFSERNFAEVHQDLNIPVPDPILVNNNGSETDGGDADQPTAKRPRTDVPPAGTKVMYLTTGSVPCNTPLCEMIKVVKPIIRKLVEDSNLLKMWISFMIPKIEDGNNFGVSIQEDTLAEIQTVESEAAAFFDQISRYFLSRAKVVSKVAKYPHIDDYRRAVVELDEKEYLSLWLVVCEVRNRYSSLHDIVIKNMEKLKKPRSSNAESLY; encoded by the exons GTCCAGGAATATAAAGATTCTTTGATCAAAAAAGCAGAACAACTTATTATCCAAGGTTTCCCCGAAAAGATAGTGGAACTCAATGAGCTTCTCGACACTCCCATGTTTAGTGAGCGCAATTTCGCCGAAGTTCATCAAGATTTGAACATTCCAGTGCCGGATCCCATTTTGGTGAACAATAATGGATCGGAAACAGATGGCGGTGATGCTGACCAACCAACTGCCAAAAGACCAAGAACTGATGTGCCGCCAGCTGGTACGAAGGTTATGTATTTGACGACCGGTTCAGTACCCTGCAATACCCCTCTTTGTGAAATGATCAAAGTTGTTAAGCCCATAATCCGAAAATTAGTAGAAGATT ctaaCCTTTTGAAAATGTGGATTTCATTTATGATTCCAAAAATCGAAGATGGCAATAACTTTGGTGTTTCCATTCAGGAAGATACCCTAGCGGAAATACAAACTGTTGAATCCGAGGCTGCTGCATTCTTTGACCAAATATCCCGCTATTTTCTCTCCAGAGCTAAAGTCGTTTCCAAAGTGGCCAAATATCCACACATTGATGATTATAGACGGGCCGTAGTGGAACTTGATGAAAAGGAATATCTTAGTCTGTGGTTGGTGGTGTGTGAAGTAAGAAATCGTTATTCCTCGCTGCACGATATCGTCATAAAGAACATGGAAAAGCTAAAGAAACCACGTTCCTCGAATGCCGAGAGTCTTTACTAA
- the mew gene encoding multiple edematous wings isoform X1: protein MSISRIFIMLLFFIIYSVLSANSFNLENRLPIVKFNSNPSSYFGYSVATHIVGEFNWPNNTKWLLVGAPLDKNLQPGTNKTGALYKCPITQNFDDCEQVITDGRRSPEGVYEPTYDSDDKEELAEPSDDEIKEDQWLGVTVRSQGLGGKVLVCAHRYITKVRENRYGQGLCYVLTNELSYDEVYEPCKGRTVQRAHEDYGFCQVGTSGALLDDNTMVLGTPGPFTWRGTVFVTEIGGEYLERDKNMYYGDHSDTSSPVEKYSYLGMAVTGGRYFGDRMSYAAGAPRSNGHGQVIIFDKDNRNPIPVHMIIEGEQFGSSFGYELTTADINGDGNPDLIVAAPFYFNKTEGGAVYIYQNANDMLPYKPTLKLTGTFESRFGLALGKIGDINNDHCDDLAIGAPYEDDGVVYIYLGNRLGLNSKPSQRIQASDLGLMPHAIKTFGSSITGGTDLDGNSYTDVVIGAYESSAVVALLARPIISIQTKWKSKELKNIDPTKSGCATDLSTNMTCFTFEACCSIDPYEQSTVNKDLKLMYTVEAETFAPNKKFSRVFFDRENKRSNVIKREVTVRTDGRLSCNQVTGYIKENTRDIQSPIKFKLNFTLVETKLPDSGLKGLNPILDQTQANIEFEGTFQKDCGEDDICESNLELSAELDLNMENENYALVLGEQEEIRININVTNSADSAYETQLFIVQQKSVSYIAAIKTSTAICSRFNDTVVACSLGNPMRRGTSAQVSIRFDPSGLELEERNLTFDIFANTTSKLIGRRKPQQKLDVKVIKRAELSLQGWARPEQSFYSGEMKLENTMMQMEDVGSQVMHTYQIYNEGPWKAPKVQLTIYWPHQVHSEKDNRDKWLLYLEETPIIDNVRQGECFVSSEYVNPLKLTTKSKTNLIVDDLLLGPAPYMMRPLNKSQFAHRTYMEKSSYSSSKQEISSEDANSGFLNRLRRDTLTRIIRPERFMDIRGDHKNRKRDIVELDCTKATAKCIKIQCDIYNMPSNTEAYVHIKARLWNSTLVSEHPRADAVRIISTAHVQIPPEFSVEQTQTTEPLTVETRAYPELIGQQRDTATPLWIIILAIIGGLLLLALFTYAMWKCGFFKRRRPDPTLSGNLEKMNEEKPFLNSQKSNHRVF from the exons CCTACGACAGTGATGATAAAGAAGAGCTTGCAGAACCTTCAGACGATGAAATCAAAGAAGATCAATGGTTGGGTGTCACTGTACGCAGCCAGGGTTTAGGCGGCAAG GTTCTAGTTTGCGCCCATCGCTATATAACTAAAGTACGCGAAAATCGTTATGGCCAAGGTCTCTGCTATGTTTTAACCAATGAATTAAGTTATGATGAAGTTTATGAGCCATGTAAAGGCCGCACCGTTCAAAG aGCCCATGAAGATTATGGCTTTTGTCAGGTGGGCACATCTGGAGCCTTATTGGATGACAACACCATGGTTTTGGGCACTCCTGGTCCCTTTACATGGCGTGGCACGGTCTTTGTAACGGAAATCGGTGGAGAATATTTGGAACGTGATAAGAATATGTACTATGGTGATCATTCGGATACCTCTTCACCTGTGGAAAAGTACAGCTACTTGGGTATGGCTGTAACGGGAGGACGTTACTTTGGTGATCGCATGTCCTATGCAGCTGGTGCACCACGATCCAATGGTCATGGCCAAGTTATAATATTCGATAAGGATAATCGTAATCCCATTCCGGTACATATGATCATTGAGGGTGAACAATTTGGCTCCAGCTTTGGTTACGAACTGACCACGGCCGATATTAATGGTGACGGGAATCCCGATTTAATTGTAGCGGCTCCTTTCTATTTCAATAAGACCGAGGGAGGTGCTGTTTACATTTATCAAAATGCCAATGATATGCTTCCATATAAGCCCACATTGAAATTAACGGGAACTTTTGAAAGTCGCTTTGGTTTGGCCTTGGGGAAGATAGGTGACATCAATAACGATCATTGTGATGACTTGGCCATTGGGGCACCCTATGAAGATGATGGCGTTGTATACATTTACTTGGGCAATAGGCTGGGATTGAATTCGAAACCTTCACAGAGAATTCAAGCTTCCGATTTGGGTTTAATGCCTCATGCCATTAAGACTTTTGGTAGTTCCATAACAGggggaaccgatttggatggtaATTCTTATACCGATGTGGTGATAGGAGCCTATGAATCCTCAGCTGTGGTGGCTTTACTCGCACGACCCATCATTAGTATACAAACAAAATGGAAAagtaaagaattgaaaaatatagATCCTACCAAAAGTGGCTGTGCCACTGATCTCTCGACGAACATGACCTGCTTCACCTTTGAGGCCTGTTGTTCCATTGATCCGTATGAACAATCGACAGTCAATAAGGATTTGAAATTAATGTACACCGTAGAGGCTGAGACATTTGCCCCCAATAAGAAATTCTCTCGTGTCTTTTTCGATCGTGAAAATAAACGCAGTAATGTCATAAAGCGTGAGGTGACCGTACGAACAGATGGTCGTTTGTCTTGCAATCAAGTGACTGGCTATATTAAGGAGAATACTCGTGATATTCAAAGccctataaaatttaaactcaATTTCACTTTGGTCGAAACTAAATTACCCGATTCGGGATTGAAAGGTTTAAATCCCATATTGGATCAAACACAAGCGAATATTGAATTTGAAGGAACCTTCCAGAAGGATTGTGGTGAAGATGACATTTGTGAGAGTAACTTGGAATTGAGCGCTGAATTGGATTTGAATATGGAGA ATGAAAATTATGCTTTGGTCTTGGGCGAACAGGAAGAAATTCGTATCAATATCAATGTTACGAATAGTGCAGACTCAGCCTATGAAACTCAATTGTTTATAGTACAACAGAAGAGTGTTTCATATATAGCAGCTATAAAAACG AGCACCGCAATTTGTAGTCGCTTCAATGACACTGTAGTTGCATGCAGTTTGGGTAATCCCATGCGTCGTGGAACATCTGCCCAAGTTTCTATACGTTTTGATCCTAGCGGCTTGGAATTGGAGGAGAGAAATTTAACTTTTGATATATTTGCTAATACAACCTCGAAATTAATTGGCCGCCGTAAACCCCAACAGAAATTGGATGTCAAGGTAATCAAGAGGGCCGAGTTAAGTTTGCAAGGATGGGCCAGACCTGAACAGAGTTTCTACAGTGGTGAAATGAAATTGGAGAATACCATGATGCAAATGGAAGATGTGGGATCACAAGTTATGCACACATATCAG ATTTACAATGAGGGCCCTTGGAAGGCACCTAAAGTTCAACTAACAATCTATTGGCCGCATCAGGTACACAGTGAAAAGGATAATCGCGACAAATGGCtattgtatttggaagaaacacCAATTATCGATAATGTACGACAAGGAGAATGTTTTGTCTCCTCCGAATATGTGAATCCCCTAAAATTGACTACGAAATCGAAAACGAACCTTATAGTAGATGATTTACTCTTAGGGCCAGCTCCCTATATGATGAGACCATTGAATAAAAGTCAATTTGCTCATCGAACCTATATGGAAAAATCCAGTTATAGCAGTAGCAAACAAGAGATCTCAAGTGAAGATGCCAACTCTGGTTTTCTAAATCGTTTACGCCGTGATACTCTAACACGAATCATAAGACCCGAACGTTTTATGGATATACGTGGTGATCATAAGAATCGAAAACGAGATATAGTCGAATTGGATTGTACAAAGGCTACAGCCAAATGTATTAAAATTCAATGTGATATTTATAATATGCCATCGAATACAGAGGCCTATGTTCATATAAAAGCACGTTTATGGAATTCCACACTGGTGTCGGAACATCCGCGTGCCGATGCAGTGAGAATTATATCAACAGCACATGTCCAGATTCCACCAGAATTTAGTGTGGAACAAACACAGACGACGGAACCTTTAACG GTTGAAACCCGTGCCTATCCAGAATTGATAGGACAACAGCGTGATACAGCCACACCCTTGTGGATTATAATATTGGCCATTATAGGCGGTTTATTACTGCTGGCGCTATTCACCTATGCCATGTGGAAGTGCGGTTTCTTCAAGCGAAGAAGACCGGATCCTACGTTAAGTGGAAATCTGGAGAAAATGAACGAGGAGAAACCCTTCCTAAATTCACAGAAAAGTAATCATCGCGTTTTCTAA
- the mew gene encoding multiple edematous wings isoform X2, which produces MSISRIFIMLLFFIIYSVLSANSFNLENRLPIVKFNSNPSSYFGYSVATHIVGEFNWPNNTKWLLVGAPLDKNLQPGTNKTGALYKCPITQNFDDCEQVITDGRRSYDSDDKEELAEPSDDEIKEDQWLGVTVRSQGLGGKVLVCAHRYITKVRENRYGQGLCYVLTNELSYDEVYEPCKGRTVQRAHEDYGFCQVGTSGALLDDNTMVLGTPGPFTWRGTVFVTEIGGEYLERDKNMYYGDHSDTSSPVEKYSYLGMAVTGGRYFGDRMSYAAGAPRSNGHGQVIIFDKDNRNPIPVHMIIEGEQFGSSFGYELTTADINGDGNPDLIVAAPFYFNKTEGGAVYIYQNANDMLPYKPTLKLTGTFESRFGLALGKIGDINNDHCDDLAIGAPYEDDGVVYIYLGNRLGLNSKPSQRIQASDLGLMPHAIKTFGSSITGGTDLDGNSYTDVVIGAYESSAVVALLARPIISIQTKWKSKELKNIDPTKSGCATDLSTNMTCFTFEACCSIDPYEQSTVNKDLKLMYTVEAETFAPNKKFSRVFFDRENKRSNVIKREVTVRTDGRLSCNQVTGYIKENTRDIQSPIKFKLNFTLVETKLPDSGLKGLNPILDQTQANIEFEGTFQKDCGEDDICESNLELSAELDLNMENENYALVLGEQEEIRININVTNSADSAYETQLFIVQQKSVSYIAAIKTSTAICSRFNDTVVACSLGNPMRRGTSAQVSIRFDPSGLELEERNLTFDIFANTTSKLIGRRKPQQKLDVKVIKRAELSLQGWARPEQSFYSGEMKLENTMMQMEDVGSQVMHTYQIYNEGPWKAPKVQLTIYWPHQVHSEKDNRDKWLLYLEETPIIDNVRQGECFVSSEYVNPLKLTTKSKTNLIVDDLLLGPAPYMMRPLNKSQFAHRTYMEKSSYSSSKQEISSEDANSGFLNRLRRDTLTRIIRPERFMDIRGDHKNRKRDIVELDCTKATAKCIKIQCDIYNMPSNTEAYVHIKARLWNSTLVSEHPRADAVRIISTAHVQIPPEFSVEQTQTTEPLTVETRAYPELIGQQRDTATPLWIIILAIIGGLLLLALFTYAMWKCGFFKRRRPDPTLSGNLEKMNEEKPFLNSQKSNHRVF; this is translated from the exons CCTACGACAGTGATGATAAAGAAGAGCTTGCAGAACCTTCAGACGATGAAATCAAAGAAGATCAATGGTTGGGTGTCACTGTACGCAGCCAGGGTTTAGGCGGCAAG GTTCTAGTTTGCGCCCATCGCTATATAACTAAAGTACGCGAAAATCGTTATGGCCAAGGTCTCTGCTATGTTTTAACCAATGAATTAAGTTATGATGAAGTTTATGAGCCATGTAAAGGCCGCACCGTTCAAAG aGCCCATGAAGATTATGGCTTTTGTCAGGTGGGCACATCTGGAGCCTTATTGGATGACAACACCATGGTTTTGGGCACTCCTGGTCCCTTTACATGGCGTGGCACGGTCTTTGTAACGGAAATCGGTGGAGAATATTTGGAACGTGATAAGAATATGTACTATGGTGATCATTCGGATACCTCTTCACCTGTGGAAAAGTACAGCTACTTGGGTATGGCTGTAACGGGAGGACGTTACTTTGGTGATCGCATGTCCTATGCAGCTGGTGCACCACGATCCAATGGTCATGGCCAAGTTATAATATTCGATAAGGATAATCGTAATCCCATTCCGGTACATATGATCATTGAGGGTGAACAATTTGGCTCCAGCTTTGGTTACGAACTGACCACGGCCGATATTAATGGTGACGGGAATCCCGATTTAATTGTAGCGGCTCCTTTCTATTTCAATAAGACCGAGGGAGGTGCTGTTTACATTTATCAAAATGCCAATGATATGCTTCCATATAAGCCCACATTGAAATTAACGGGAACTTTTGAAAGTCGCTTTGGTTTGGCCTTGGGGAAGATAGGTGACATCAATAACGATCATTGTGATGACTTGGCCATTGGGGCACCCTATGAAGATGATGGCGTTGTATACATTTACTTGGGCAATAGGCTGGGATTGAATTCGAAACCTTCACAGAGAATTCAAGCTTCCGATTTGGGTTTAATGCCTCATGCCATTAAGACTTTTGGTAGTTCCATAACAGggggaaccgatttggatggtaATTCTTATACCGATGTGGTGATAGGAGCCTATGAATCCTCAGCTGTGGTGGCTTTACTCGCACGACCCATCATTAGTATACAAACAAAATGGAAAagtaaagaattgaaaaatatagATCCTACCAAAAGTGGCTGTGCCACTGATCTCTCGACGAACATGACCTGCTTCACCTTTGAGGCCTGTTGTTCCATTGATCCGTATGAACAATCGACAGTCAATAAGGATTTGAAATTAATGTACACCGTAGAGGCTGAGACATTTGCCCCCAATAAGAAATTCTCTCGTGTCTTTTTCGATCGTGAAAATAAACGCAGTAATGTCATAAAGCGTGAGGTGACCGTACGAACAGATGGTCGTTTGTCTTGCAATCAAGTGACTGGCTATATTAAGGAGAATACTCGTGATATTCAAAGccctataaaatttaaactcaATTTCACTTTGGTCGAAACTAAATTACCCGATTCGGGATTGAAAGGTTTAAATCCCATATTGGATCAAACACAAGCGAATATTGAATTTGAAGGAACCTTCCAGAAGGATTGTGGTGAAGATGACATTTGTGAGAGTAACTTGGAATTGAGCGCTGAATTGGATTTGAATATGGAGA ATGAAAATTATGCTTTGGTCTTGGGCGAACAGGAAGAAATTCGTATCAATATCAATGTTACGAATAGTGCAGACTCAGCCTATGAAACTCAATTGTTTATAGTACAACAGAAGAGTGTTTCATATATAGCAGCTATAAAAACG AGCACCGCAATTTGTAGTCGCTTCAATGACACTGTAGTTGCATGCAGTTTGGGTAATCCCATGCGTCGTGGAACATCTGCCCAAGTTTCTATACGTTTTGATCCTAGCGGCTTGGAATTGGAGGAGAGAAATTTAACTTTTGATATATTTGCTAATACAACCTCGAAATTAATTGGCCGCCGTAAACCCCAACAGAAATTGGATGTCAAGGTAATCAAGAGGGCCGAGTTAAGTTTGCAAGGATGGGCCAGACCTGAACAGAGTTTCTACAGTGGTGAAATGAAATTGGAGAATACCATGATGCAAATGGAAGATGTGGGATCACAAGTTATGCACACATATCAG ATTTACAATGAGGGCCCTTGGAAGGCACCTAAAGTTCAACTAACAATCTATTGGCCGCATCAGGTACACAGTGAAAAGGATAATCGCGACAAATGGCtattgtatttggaagaaacacCAATTATCGATAATGTACGACAAGGAGAATGTTTTGTCTCCTCCGAATATGTGAATCCCCTAAAATTGACTACGAAATCGAAAACGAACCTTATAGTAGATGATTTACTCTTAGGGCCAGCTCCCTATATGATGAGACCATTGAATAAAAGTCAATTTGCTCATCGAACCTATATGGAAAAATCCAGTTATAGCAGTAGCAAACAAGAGATCTCAAGTGAAGATGCCAACTCTGGTTTTCTAAATCGTTTACGCCGTGATACTCTAACACGAATCATAAGACCCGAACGTTTTATGGATATACGTGGTGATCATAAGAATCGAAAACGAGATATAGTCGAATTGGATTGTACAAAGGCTACAGCCAAATGTATTAAAATTCAATGTGATATTTATAATATGCCATCGAATACAGAGGCCTATGTTCATATAAAAGCACGTTTATGGAATTCCACACTGGTGTCGGAACATCCGCGTGCCGATGCAGTGAGAATTATATCAACAGCACATGTCCAGATTCCACCAGAATTTAGTGTGGAACAAACACAGACGACGGAACCTTTAACG GTTGAAACCCGTGCCTATCCAGAATTGATAGGACAACAGCGTGATACAGCCACACCCTTGTGGATTATAATATTGGCCATTATAGGCGGTTTATTACTGCTGGCGCTATTCACCTATGCCATGTGGAAGTGCGGTTTCTTCAAGCGAAGAAGACCGGATCCTACGTTAAGTGGAAATCTGGAGAAAATGAACGAGGAGAAACCCTTCCTAAATTCACAGAAAAGTAATCATCGCGTTTTCTAA